A window of the Zeugodacus cucurbitae isolate PBARC_wt_2022May chromosome 2, idZeuCucr1.2, whole genome shotgun sequence genome harbors these coding sequences:
- the LOC105216777 gene encoding farnesol dehydrogenase: protein MERWQNRVAVVTGASAGIGAACVKYLVNNGMIVVGLARRKKRIEALREQVAPKVRDQQQIIDAFKVIISKYGAVAVLVNNAGIGREANLVDDNNEQDIQDVIDTNILGVVNCTREAFRSMKAHGGIGHVILINSIAGHHVSFIPNFSLNIYPCTKHAVTAMTEVYRQEFINLGTKIKVTSISPGIVDTAISTPATKAAFGNTPSLQPEDVADALIYCLQTPPHVQVHELILKPVGEIY from the exons ATGGAACGTTGGCAGAATCGTGTTGCTGTCGTCACCGGCGCCAGTGCGGGCATTGGTGCTGCCTGTGTCAAATATCTGGTGAACAATGGCATGATCGTTGTGGGTCTGGCGCGTCGCAAGAAGCGCATCGAAGCGCTGCGCGAACAAGTGGCACCGAAGGTACGCGATCAGCAACAGATTATTGATGCATTCAAAGTGATCATCTCCAAATATGGCGCTGTTGCGGTGCTCGTGAATAATGCCGGCATTGGGCGTGAGGCCAATTTGGTGGATGACAATAATGAGCAGGATATACAGGATGTGATCGATACGAATATTTTGGGTGTGGTGAATTGTACCAGAGAAGCGTTTCGTTCGATGAAAGCGCACGGCGGGATTGGGCATGTCATTCTTATCAATAGCATTGCTGGACATCATGTGAGTTTTATACCGAATTTTTCGTTGAATATTTATCCATGCACAAAGCATGCTGTGACCGCAATGACGGAAGTTTATCGACaggaatttattaatttgggTACAAAAATCAAAGTGACG AGCATCAGCCCTGGTATCGTTGACACTGCAATCTCAACACCCGCAACTAAGGCAGCATTTGGCAATACGCCAAGTTTACAACCGGAAGATGTGGCCGATGCGCTAATTTATTGTCTGCAAACGCCGCCGCATGTGCAG GTACATGAGCTCATCTTAAAGCCAGTTGGAGAAATATATTAA